From one Mobula birostris isolate sMobBir1 chromosome 18, sMobBir1.hap1, whole genome shotgun sequence genomic stretch:
- the LOC140211933 gene encoding probable G-protein coupled receptor No18, with protein sequence MDNPPIPVLGDLQPDGYRQEEQSPAQMAAQALLYLLILVVGLPLNALVLALVSKSRPLRSVTNMFVVSLALADLLLLLLGPPFVLAAIVAQAWPLGATFCQISGFLTFSLRLVSILCVAGIAVDRYYVIARPFVLTITREKAKRMIAFLWWAGLLCGLPPFFGVGLYRFSPSKCLCDYSWPDGGSSLAYGIYLFTWVYLTSVVVVTTSYCLIYRITRKRLSAKAQRIASSLPSRQEGSLVLTEPRSLRLLQASLPRKWASLISSNSTFNLSAGSASDMAMESRTAKTIVGVVATFVLTWLPYFASSLHRRTPSGSGSARTLDFLVTWLTFTNCVLDPVLYAVLNRQFRHCARERWSQWFRVSAPRVPEEAAAPPAQGVSRTNMEASTAPFSISRELRKSVSATFLGDSPLRRLPLNLRSSSFRHGASTGRERPRNTAHGPKNGNQQRTATSATGCGPGTKQ encoded by the exons ATGGACAATCCCCCCATCCCGGTGTTGGGGGACCTACAACCCGATGGCTACAGACAAGAGGAGCAGTCACCAGCACAGATGGCTGCCCAGGCGCTCCTCTACCTGCTCATCCTGGTCGTCGGCCTGCCTCTCAACGCCCTGGTGTTGGCGCTGGTCTCCAAGTCGCGGCCCCTGAGGAGTGTCACCAACATGTTCGTGGTGTCTCTGGCACTGGCCGACCTGCTGCTCCTGCTGCTTGGCCCTCCCTTCGTCCTCGCCGCCATCGTTGCCCAGGCGTGGCCACTGGGCGCAACATTCTGCCAGATCTCGGGCTTCCTCACCTTCTCCCTGAGGCTGGTTTCCATCCTGTGCGTGGCAGGGATTGCGGTGGACAGGTACTATGTGATTGCCAGGCCTTTTGTACTCACCATCACCAGAGAGAAGGCAAAGAGGATGATTGCCTTCCTGTGGTGGGCCGGACTCCTCTGTGGATTGCCACCATTTTTTGGTGTAGGCCTCTACCGGTTTTCCCCTTCCAAGTGTTTGTGTGACTACAGTTGGCCGGACGGAGGTTCCAGCCTTGCTTATGGTATCTACCTTTTTACCTGGGTGTACCTGACCTCTGTGGTGGTAGTCACCACCTCCTATTGCTTGATCTACCGAATTACACGGAAGCGCCTGTCGGCCAAGGCCCAGCGGATTGCCAGCAGCCTGCCCTCTAGACAGGAAGGCAGCTTGGTCCTCACAGAGCCGAGGTCCCTCAGACTACTGCAGGCCAGCCTTCCGCGCAAGTGGGCCAGCCTCATCTCCTCCAACTCGACCTTTAACTTGAGTGCCGGGAGCGCGTCAGACATGGCGATGGAGTCCAGAACGGCGAAGACCATTGTTGGGGTAGTGGCCACCTTTGTTCTCACCTGGCTGCCGTACTTCGCCTCCAGCCTTCACCGCCGAACTCCCTCAGGGAGCGGGTCTGCCAGGACGCTGGACTTCCTCGTGACCTGGCTGACCTTCACCAACTGTGTACTGGACCCAGTTCTGTACGCTGTGCTGAACCGGCAGTTTCGACATTGCGCCAGGGAGCGGTGGAGCCAGTGGTTCAGAGTCTCTGCCCCACGGGTACCAGAGGAGGCCGCAGCACCACCCGCTCAAGGTGTGAGCAGAACCAACATGGAAGCCAGCACAGCCCCCTTCTCCATTTCACGAG AGCTCCGGAAGTCCGTGTCAGCCACATTCCTTGGGGATTCACCACTCCGCAGACTCCCTCTGAATCTCCGCTCCTCTTCCTTCCGGCATGGAGCTTCTACTGGTCGGGAACGTCCCCGCAACACGGCCCATGGGCCTAAGAATGGGAACCAGCAACGGACAGCGACCTCGGCAACAGGCTGTGGCCCCGGCACCAAGCAGTGA